GGAACCCGGTCGCCGCCGATGCCGATGGCGCCGCCGTCGCTCCGGAGTCGGCCTCCCGGGCGGCGGCGTGCGGGGCGGCCAGTGTCGAGGCCGCCATGGCCAGCAGCGCTCCCGCAGCGGTGGCCAGTCTCTTTCGCATCTCCTGCTCCCAACGTGGTCGCTCGTACGCCGGGGTGTGCGCGTCCCGGGGTACGGCTGTGCCGTGTGTGTCGTGGGTCGTTCCCTCGGCCCCGGTGCGGCGGAGAATTCCCGGGGGATTTCTCCGGGTGTGCTTTCTCCGCCGGTCCGCGCCGTTCATCGACGGGCGCGCCGGCAGTGCCGAGGTGCTTTCCCGCTGTCAGGTCCGAGATTGCGGCTCCGGGACCGGGCGGCGGGAGATCGGGCGCCGGGGGACGGCACCGCGCATTCCCTGGTGGGGGAGCGCGTGTACGGCGGTGTTCGACATTCCGTCCGGCGACTTGAGGAGAGGCTAGAACGAGACCACCAACGAGACAACCGTTCGGACGAAACCGGTTAAGTTTAGTGGGAGTTCATCGGGTGCCGGTGTGCGCGATGTCCGTTCGGTGCGCTTCTTCCCGCCCGACGGTGGCCCGGAAGACCGTCCCGCTTCCGGTGACGGCGACCTCTTCGCCCGCCGGGACGTACGCAGACTGGCCGGGTCGCAGGCCCAGTTCGCCCCTCGGGCCGGCCAGCCGGGCGCGCCCGCCCGTGCACACCAGGACCTGCGGACCGGACCCGTCGAGGCGGTAGGCGGCACGGACCGCTCCCGGCCGCAGCCGGGACAGCCGGAAGTCGCCGACCGGCGCCGGGTACAGCTCCTCGCCGCCCGCCAGGACCTCGGGGCGTACGGCACCGGCCGGACCGGCGGCGAACCGCACGACCCGCAGCAGCTCCGCCGCGTCCACGTGCTTGGTCGTCAGCCCGCAGCGCAGCACGTTGTCCGAACCGGCCATCACCTCCACGCCGAGCCCCCGCAGGTACGCGTGTGGGACCCCCGCCCCGAGGAACAGCGCCTCACCCGGTGCGAGTCGCACCTGTCGCACCATCAGGGCGGCGAGCAGCCCCGGATCGCCGGGGTGTACGCGCGCCACCCCCGCGTACACCGCGCAGTCGCGTCCCCACGCGCCGCCGCTCCGCGCCACGCGGGCCAGCGCCCGGGTGACCTCGGCGACGAGGTCCGGCGCGGGGGAGGTGAGGAAGGCGGAGAACACCTCGCGCAGGGCGTCCTCCTCCGGCCGGGAGCGCAGGACCTCCGCGTGCGGGGCGAGGCCGTCCACCTCCAGGGCGTCGAGGAGCCGGGCGCACTCGCGGGCGGGGCGGAAGCCGCACAGGCCCTCGAACGGGCTCAGCGCCACGAGCATCTCGGGCTTGTGGTGGGCGTCCCGGTAGGTCCGGTGGGGCGCGTCGACGGGGATGCCGGCGGCGTTCTCGCGCGCGTACCCGGCGGCCGCCTGCGCGGCGTCGGGGTGGACCTGGAGGGAGAGCGGCGACTCGGCCGCGAGGAGCTTGAGCAGGAACGGCAGCCGCGGCCCGAACCGGCGCGCGGTGGCCTCCCCCAACTCCCCTGCGGGGTCGGCGGCGATGATCTCGTCGAGCGGCCGGAGGCGTCCCCCGCGCTCCACGAGGGAGGGGGCCGCGGGGTGGGCGCCCATCCACAGCTCCGCCTGCGGCGTGCCGTCGGGGACGGTGCCCATCAGCTCGGGCAGCGCGGTGGGGGAGCCCCAGTCGTAGGGGCGGACGGTGGTGCCGAGGCGGTCCACGGGCGGGTTCCTTTCGGCCGGCCGGCCGAGGGACGTGCCACCCGGGGCGGCGGGGTGGGAAGGGGCGGGGTGCGGGGGAGCGGGCCGTATGCCGGGGGATGTACGCGGGACGTAACGCCGGTCAGGCCGTGGGTACCGGCGGGGTGGACGTGGTGTCCGGGGCGGGCCGGGTGGGTGCGGTGTCCGGGGTCGGCCGGGTGGGCGGGGTGTCCGGCACGGGTGGGGCGGAGGGGGCGGCCGGGTCGGGCTGGGTGGACGGGGTGCGCGACACGGGAAGTGCGGACGGCGCGGACGGGGTAAAGGGGGCGTTCGGCACGGGTGAGGCGGACCGGCGGGGCGGGGCGGGTGCGGCGCCGGTGTGGGCGCCCGCGGCGGCCGCGGCGCCGATCAGCCCGGCGTCGAGGGCCAGCCTCGCGGGCACGACCGGTACACCGCGGGCGAACCCCAGCACCGCGTACGCGTCCAGCCACCGCCGCAGCGGCGCGAACAACGTGTCACCGGCCTGCGCCACGCCGCCGCCGACGACCACCACGTCCAGCTCGACGAGGGTGATGGTCGCCGCGATGCCGGCCGCGAGGGCCTGGGCGGCCCGGTCGTACGCGGCCCGCGCCGTACCGTGCCCGGCACGGGCGGCCTCCGCCACGGCGGCGGCGGTGGCCGGGGTGCCGGGCGGCGGCGTCCACCCGGCGGCCAGCGCGCGGGCGGCGATGGCCGTACCGCTCGCCAGGCCCTCCACGCATCCGCGCGCCCCGCACGGGCAGGGTTCGCCGTCCAGGTCCACCGAGATGTGACCGATGTGCCCGGCGTTGCCGGAGGGGCCCGTGTGCAGCCGTCCGCCGAGGACCATGCCGCCGCCGACGCCCGTCGACACCACCATGCACAGCGCGTTGTCGACGCCCCGCGCGGCCCCCAGCCAGTGTTCGGCGGCGGTCATGGCGACCGCGTCGCCGACGAGGACCGGCGCGGCGGTGCCCGCCGGCATCCGCGGATGGGCGCGCACCCGCTCGACCAGCGGAAATCCGCGCCAGGCGGGGATGTTGACGGGGCTGACCGTCCCGGCGGCCGTGTCGACCGGCCCGGCGCTGGCGATCCCGAAACGGTCCAGCGCCGTCCACGCGGGGTGCGCGGACAGCTCGTCCAGGACGGCGGTGACGGCCCCCATCAGTGCCTCCGTCGACCCGCGGGCGGGCGTCGGCCGCTGCGCGCGGGCCACCAGGCGGCCGTCCGGGTCGACGAGCGCCCCGGCGATCTTCGTACCGCCGATGTCCAGAGCCCCGTACACCATCGCGTCAGCCTTTCGTCGCGGGTAGCGCGGGACCGGGCGTCCCGCGAGGGATCACTGTGCACGGTAGCTGACAACGTTGTCTAGCCGGGCTGTGGTGTTGAGTGATCGTTTAGTAAAACTCGACGACAGTCGCGCATAGGCCCTTTACCGGCGGCCTTAATCGGTTAAGTATCAGGTCGCGCGCCTCGCCGTCGCGTCGCCGTGCCCCGTCAGGCCGACCCCGCCGCCCGGCTGCCCCACCGCCCACCGCCTCCGCCCCGTCGCCCGCCGCCCCGAGACGAGACCCCCCGATGAGCGCTTCCCCCTCCCTCCCCACCTCCTGCGGCCCGTCCGCCACGTCCGACACGCCTGCCCCACCGGACCTGTCCGACTTCCCCGCGTTCCCCCGCCACTTCGTCTTCGGCGCCGCCACCGCCGCCTACCAGATCGAGGGCGCCGTCCACGAGGACGGGCGCGGCACCTCCGTCTGGGACACCTTCACGCGGCTCCCCGGCCGCGTCCGCGACGGCGACACCGGTGACGTGGCCTGCGACCACTACCACCGCCACCCCGAGGACATCGCCCTGCTCAAGGAGCTGGGGGTCGACTCGTACCGCTTCTCCGTCAGCTGGCCGCGCGTCCAGCCCTCCGGCACGGGCCCCGTCAACCGCGCGGGCCTCGACTTCTACGCGCGCCTCGTCGACCGGCTGCTGGAGGCCGGTGTCGAACCGGCCGTGACCCTCTACCACTGGGACCTGCCGCAGGCCCTGGAGGACCACGGGGGCTGGCGGAACCGCGACACCGCCCTGCGTTTCGCCGAGTACGCGGCACACGTCGCCGAGGCCCTCGCCGACCGCGTCCCGCGGTGGATCACGCTCAACGAACCCTGGTGCAGCGCCTTCCTCGGCCACGCCAACGGCCTGCACGCCCCCGGCACGCGCGAGGGCACGCCCGCCCTGGCCGCGGCCCACCACCTCCTGATCGGCCACGGTCACGCCCTGCGCGCCCTGCGCGGCGCCGGCGTCCGCGAGGCAGGGATCACCCTCAACCCCGACCACGTGACCCCCGCGACCCCCGGCCCGGACGACACCGCCGCCGCCCTGCGCGCGGAGACCCAGCGCAACCTCATGTGGACCGAGCCGTTGCTGGCGGGCCGCTACCCCGGGTCGGAGGAGGACACCTGGGGCGAGCTGATCACCCGGCAGACGTTCCGTCGCCCCGGCGACCTCGCGCTGATCTCCCAGCCCCTGGACTTCCTCGGCGTGAACTACTACACGCCCTCCACCATCCGGGACGCCCCGTACCGGCAGCCGGACCCGCAGCTGCGGACCGCCGACGACAACCGGTACGCCGCCGTCCCCCGGCCGGAGCTCCGCCACACCGCGATGGGCTGGCCGGTCGCCCCGCACACCCTGCACGAGCTGCTGGTCTCCCTGCGCGACCGCTACGGTGACGCGCTCCCGCCGATCGTCGTCACGGAGAACGGATCGGCCGAGCGCGACGAGCCGTCCCCCGACGGAACGGTGCACGACACCGACCGGATCTCGTACCTCGACGGCCACCTGCGCGCCGTGGCCGCCGCCCTCGCCGACGGTGTCGACGTACGCGGCTACTACGTGTGGTCGCTCCTCGACAACTTCGAGTGGGCGGAGGGCTACGGCAAGCGCTTCGGCATCGTGCACGTCGACTACGCCACCCAGCGCCGCACCCCGAAGGACAGCTTCCACTGGTACCGGCGGCTGATCGCCGCCCAGCGCCGCGCCCGCTGAGCCCGGCGCCGCCCGCCGGCTTCGACGGCCCGGGCGTTCCGCGGGCCCGGGGATCTCCGCAGGCCCGGTCCCCGGCCGGTCCGGCCTGCGGCGCCACTACCGCACCGCTGGCGGCGGTGCGGTAGTGGCGGGATCTCCCGGGTACCCGTCACTCCCGCCCCGGACGGGGCGGGCACGGACTGCGGAGGCACCACCATGAGTGACGCGTGGGACTACCCGACCCCTTCCCAGGCGGAGGGTGAACGGGAGCCGGAGCCAGGCACCGACGAACACCCCGACGTGGCCCGGTCCACCCCCTCCCAGGCGGAGGGGGAGCGGACCGCCGACGCGCCCGCCGACGTACGGACCGACCCCGCACCGGAGGAGCGCTAGCCGTCCCCACCCCCGACGCCCGGCCCGCCGGACCGCGGCCGACACCGCCGATCCCGCCGGCCCCCGCCCGCCCTCGGCCGGCACCTGCCGGTGATCGTGCGGTCACCGCGACGCCCCCCTCCGGTCGCGGCCCGCTGTGATCACCCCGCGCAGGGGGAGGGCGACGAGGAGCGCGAGCAGGACGAGGCACCCGCTCGCCCAGAGGGGCCCGTGGTGCCCGAGCGGGGTACCGAGGGTGGTCGCGGCGACGAGGGGTCCGACGGCGGCGCCGACGTTGAGCGCGGCGGTCGCGTAGGAGCCGCCCATGGTGGGGGCTCCCGACGCCTCGTACAGGACCCTGGTGATCAGCGTGCCGCCGAGGGCGAACGACAGCGCGCCCTGGAGGAACACGAGGGGGAGGAAGGCGGCCGGCTCGTCGGCCGCCAGGGCCAGGGCCGGCCAGCCGACGAGCAGCAGCGGACCGCCGACCACCAGCACCGAGCCGGGACGCCGGTCGGAGAACCGGCCGGCGACGGTGACCCCGGCGAAGGAACCGGCGCCGAAGAGCACCAGCGCGACGGGCACCCACAGCTCGCCCAGCCCGGCCACGTCGGTCACCACCGGGGCGAGGAAGGTGAAAGCGGCGAAGGTGGCCGCGTTCACCAGCGCGCCGACCAGCATCACCAGGAGCAACCGCGGCCTCTTGAGCTGCGCGAGCTCGGGTCGCAGCGCCGCCGGCCCGTCAGCCGCGTACTCCCGTGGGCGACTCGCCGGCGTTCCCGCGAGGATGCCGACGGCCGCGGGCACGCAGAGAACGGCGACCGCCCAGAAGGTGGCCCGCCAGCCGAACAGCGCGCCCAGGGCCGACCCCCCGGGCACCCCGGC
This portion of the Streptomyces changanensis genome encodes:
- a CDS encoding GH1 family beta-glucosidase, coding for MSDFPAFPRHFVFGAATAAYQIEGAVHEDGRGTSVWDTFTRLPGRVRDGDTGDVACDHYHRHPEDIALLKELGVDSYRFSVSWPRVQPSGTGPVNRAGLDFYARLVDRLLEAGVEPAVTLYHWDLPQALEDHGGWRNRDTALRFAEYAAHVAEALADRVPRWITLNEPWCSAFLGHANGLHAPGTREGTPALAAAHHLLIGHGHALRALRGAGVREAGITLNPDHVTPATPGPDDTAAALRAETQRNLMWTEPLLAGRYPGSEEDTWGELITRQTFRRPGDLALISQPLDFLGVNYYTPSTIRDAPYRQPDPQLRTADDNRYAAVPRPELRHTAMGWPVAPHTLHELLVSLRDRYGDALPPIVVTENGSAERDEPSPDGTVHDTDRISYLDGHLRAVAAALADGVDVRGYYVWSLLDNFEWAEGYGKRFGIVHVDYATQRRTPKDSFHWYRRLIAAQRRAR
- a CDS encoding Cmx/CmrA family chloramphenicol efflux MFS transporter, which translates into the protein MPFPLYLLALAVFAMGTSEFMLAGLLPDIASDLDITVGTAATLTTAYAIGMVVGAPLMAGLARNVPGRSGLSAFVLLFLAAHAVGAVTGSFPVLIATRVVAALANAGFLAVALTTATALVPSDKKGRALAVLLSGTTVATVAGVPGGSALGALFGWRATFWAVAVLCVPAAVGILAGTPASRPREYAADGPAALRPELAQLKRPRLLLVMLVGALVNAATFAAFTFLAPVVTDVAGLGELWVPVALVLFGAGSFAGVTVAGRFSDRRPGSVLVVGGPLLLVGWPALALAADEPAAFLPLVFLQGALSFALGGTLITRVLYEASGAPTMGGSYATAALNVGAAVGPLVAATTLGTPLGHHGPLWASGCLVLLALLVALPLRGVITAGRDRRGASR
- the manA gene encoding mannose-6-phosphate isomerase, class I; this encodes MDRLGTTVRPYDWGSPTALPELMGTVPDGTPQAELWMGAHPAAPSLVERGGRLRPLDEIIAADPAGELGEATARRFGPRLPFLLKLLAAESPLSLQVHPDAAQAAAGYARENAAGIPVDAPHRTYRDAHHKPEMLVALSPFEGLCGFRPARECARLLDALEVDGLAPHAEVLRSRPEEDALREVFSAFLTSPAPDLVAEVTRALARVARSGGAWGRDCAVYAGVARVHPGDPGLLAALMVRQVRLAPGEALFLGAGVPHAYLRGLGVEVMAGSDNVLRCGLTTKHVDAAELLRVVRFAAGPAGAVRPEVLAGGEELYPAPVGDFRLSRLRPGAVRAAYRLDGSGPQVLVCTGGRARLAGPRGELGLRPGQSAYVPAGEEVAVTGSGTVFRATVGREEAHRTDIAHTGTR